One Osmerus eperlanus chromosome 23, fOsmEpe2.1, whole genome shotgun sequence DNA segment encodes these proteins:
- the rpgrip1 gene encoding X-linked retinitis pigmentosa GTPase regulator-interacting protein 1, with protein sequence MSLAVDETAGDLPVRDVGLVRGGLMPAMTGVFRDTKSWKKPQVLKIKDRQRVFRVPREQLEDQCLHLQEENTLLRQHTHTQEQRLRRMSTKLMRVRQGRPAGLREGDLEETILELEARVATLESQKGALQNKLSLARQHILDLGGRTHYRLLCRGRGLDGEGGVRRAAQTAPPRCGGAGQEEGQQRRVLELEQLALSLREKEREVEGTVREMRREQAEGHRLTIRDNVEVIRLQKQLSDRSTALRLTQEKFNHLQEAYEAQLEQSQQSLKESQAALLERVEELSLQLKQQRQRALALEGQLSAATLSLQGLEEFQERVSDLEGERRLLKESYDTLLESTLSAQSHHGEKEDKEKNLEKEREREKEEIWRMDIRRLEEILHVEREERGRLEEEKEMMRLEKERTVEQIEREKEATALTRANHEHLEQEVFHLRGQVTSLQDRLDSVTKEFDMSVEDLSETLLQIKTFRLQQEGREGLRLLLHDGKGAELSGGLAEARASHAETVLELQKSRNMLLLQHRINTDLQAEMKTMMERSEREREEIRRRVEEKDKLLGRRALQINTLQAQLKELAYSPRNYNRTIPLQYTWPGGDQEVVQPIEDDTTFSQLRAGESVLEIHLRGVTFTPGGLRTMGGAREGSEGVKEVVTFCTYALLDFEMHSTPLVTGTQPDYGFTSRYPLSPRDLDRLGGQGGGVRVEVHQALGGVRFVTRGRAQVPLGGAGERRGERVNGRVKVTGSEGEVIGVLDFWVRLFPPAEPMDTLLERGADRLMDRRAQRSPAQRSLGWPASTHEREMFDYGGGIPNELEVVLERCVGLSARWPGLLPDSYLMYRLYDLPAHASLPVPCCADPLFNDAVSYPLAVTADVLEYLRTGSLWVYLFDDRDEQAPPAYLAKTPVPLRSLANGKQIRGDYVLRDAGGGPRGLVLVSLRWRYPFQPPEGAQGPRETDRAERETERGERESEGGEGGVERRRARAEEPQRPIARPRVKTKTEEARVDKPVTLKLAHVQPKPPPIKLHRPQDIQSERATPVSSPEPSGATPLQSPARKRATPLRSPDPPHATPLLILHTSQATPSRSPTRKEQRQATPSRSPTRKEQRQATASRSPTRKEQRQATPSRSPTRKQATSRPGSARSARSSVSDDRTLQDVSSLEQVSRKDETSEKATHKDSDNLDSAESRTSSQSDVIVIPRPSRPIRKGDKLRVEILSLSFGPTSQVALDQSVQRVYVEYRLLGVPMETTETPMSLRKPTEGEEVHYNFTRVIYVDSSEAFPLRQYLYTMLEGSDPNQGRLKFTVVSEPMDEHEECVDVGLAFLDLQELLTGNDIIERQIDIVSVDEEREVMGTLKVSVEAAKVLTGIYWEFHRQTTDGDDEKDKTGGDKEEEEEEEDTSKKEDQIRVMSYDDDDSDFY encoded by the exons ATGTCATTGGCTGTGGATGAGACTGCTGGAGATCTCCCAGTCAGGGATGTGGGACTGGTGAGGGGAGGGCTGATGCCAGcgatgacaggtgtgt TTCGAGACACAAAGTCATGGAAGAAGCCGCAGGTTCTGAAGATAAAAG ACCGTCAGAGAGTGTTCCGGGTTCCCCGGGAGCAGCTGGAGGACCAGTGTCTTCACCTGCAGGAGGAGAATACCCTgctgagacaacacacacacacacaggagcagagGCTacgaag gaTGTCCACCAAGCTGATGCGCGTGCGTCAGGGCCGCCCGGcaggactgagagagggagacctggAGGAGACCATCCTGGAGCTGGAGGCTCGGGTCGCTACCCTGGAGAGCCAGAAGGGGGCGCTGCAGAACAAGCTCAGCCTGGCCCGGCAGCATATCCTGGACCTGGGGGGACGCACGCACTACAGGCTGCTCTGCAGAG GGCGGGGCCTGGATGGGGAGGGTGGAGTCAGGCGTGCGGCCCAGACGGCCCCTCCCCGCTGCGGGGGAGCTGGTcaggaggaggggcagcagaggagggtgttggagctggagcagctggctctctctctcagggagaaggagagagaggtagagggaaccgtcagggagatgaggagggagcaggCCGAAGGGCAcag ACTGACCATCAGGGACAACGTGGAGGTGATCCGCCTGCAGAAGCAGCTGAGCGACCGGAGCACAGCCCTGAGGCTGACCCAGGAGAAGTTCAACCACCTGCAGGAG gcatATGAGGCTCAACTGGAGCAG AGCCAGCAGTCCCTGAAGGAGAGCCAGGCGGCCCTgctggagagagtggaggagctgAGCCTGCAGCTGAAACAGCAGAGGCAGAGGGCGCTCGCACTGGAGGGCCAGCTCAGTGCTGCCACCCTCTCACTGCAAGGCCTGGAGGAG TTCCAGGAGAGAGTGTCAGATCTGGAGGGAGAGCGACGCCTGCTGAAGGAGAGCTATGACACGCTgctggagag cacCTTGTCAGCCCAGAGCCACCacggggagaaggaggacaaggagaagaatctggaaaaagagagggagcgagagaaggaggagatctGGAGGATGGACATCAGGAGACTGGAGGAGATTCtacatgtggagagagaggagagagggaggctggaggaggagaaagagatgatgaggctggagaaagagaggacagtggaacagattgagagagaaaaag AAGCCACTGCGTTAACGAGGGCCAATCATGAGCatctggaacaggaagtgttccaCCTCAGAGGCCAGGTCACATCATTGCAAGACAGGCTGGACTCGGTcacaaag gagttTGACATGAGTGTGGAGGACCTCAGTGAAACCCTTCTGCAGATCAAG acatTCAGACTCCAGCAGGAGGGCCGTGAGGGCCTGCGTCTCCTGCTGCATGATGGGAAGGGGGCGGAGCTGTCCGGAGGGCTGGCGGAGGCACGAGCGTCTCACGCAGAGACGGTTCTGGAGCTGCAGAAGAGCAGGAACATGCTGCTGCTGCAACACCGCATCAACACCgacctgcag GCCGAGATGAAGACCATGAtggagagatcagagagagagagggaggagatcagAAGGAGGGTTGAAGAGAAAGACAAGCTTCTGGGACGAAGAGCCCTGCAGATCAACACCTTGCAAG CCCAGCTGAAAGAGTTGGCATACAGCCCAAGGAACTACAACCGGACCATACCACTACAGTACACCTGGCCGGGGGGGGACCAGGAAGTGGTGCAGCCCATTGAGGACGACACCACGTTCTCTCAGCTGAGGGCGGGGGAGTCTGTGTTGGAGATCCACCTCCGGGGGGTGACCTTCACCCCTGGGGGGTTACGGACCATGGGGGGAGCCCGGGAGGGGTCGGAAGGGGTCAAGGAGGTCGTGACCTTCTGCACCTACGCCCTCCTGGATTTCGAGATGCACTCCACCCCTCTGGTGACGGGGACCCAGCCCGACTACGGGTTCACGTCCCGCTACCCGCTCTCCCCCCGGGACCTGGAccggctgggggggcagggcggaggggtgagggtggaggtgcatCAGGCCCTCGGGGGCGTTCGTTTCGTGACCCGGGGGAGGGCGCAGGTGCCCCTGGGTggggcgggggagaggagaggggaacggGTGAACGGACGGGTCAAGGTCACAG gctCGGAGGGTGAGGTCATCGGGGTTCTGGACTTCTGGGTGCGTCTTTTCCCCCCGGCTGAGCCAATGGACAcgctgctggagagaggagctgaTAGGCTGATGGACAGGCGGGCCCAGAGAAGCCCCGCCCAGCGCTCCCTTGGGTGGCCTGCCAGCACACACGAG AGGGAAATGTTTGACTACGGTGGCGGGATACCCAACGAACTGGAGGTGGTGCTGGAGCGCTGCGTGGGCCTCAGCGCTCGCTGGCCGGGACTACTTCCGGACTCCTACCTCATGTACCGGCTGTACGACCTGCCTGCTCACGCCTCTCTGCCGGTGCCGTGCTGCGCTGACCCGCTGTTTAACGACGCGGTGAGCTACCCGTTAGCGGTGACGGCCGACGTCCTGGAATACCTCCGGACGGGGAGCCTTTGGGTTTACCTGTTCGACGACAGGGACGAGCAGGCGCCGCCCGCGTACCTGGCCAAGACGCCCGTGCCGCTGCGCTCGCTGGCGAACGGGAAGCAGATTAGAg GTGACTATGTTCTGAGGGACGCGGGGGGCGGTCCTAGGGGCCTCGTCCTCGTCTCCCTACGATGGAGGTACCCCTTCCAGCCACCAGAGGGAGCACAAGGACCCAGGGAGACAGAccgagcggagagagagacggaacgaggggagagggagagtgaaggaggggaggggggggtggagaggaggagagcgagagctgAGGAACCCCAGAGGCCTATCGCCAGGCCGAGGGTGAAG acAAAGACAGAAGAGGCAAGGGTGGACAAACCTGTTACTTTAAAATTGGCCCATGTTCAG CCCAAGCCTCCACCAATCAAGCTGCACCGACCCCAAGACATCCAATCAGAACGCGCCACTCCCGTGTCATCACCAGAGCCCAGCGGAGCCACGCCTCTCCAGTCACCCGCACGGAAGAGGGCCACGCCCCTGAGGTCACCTGACCCTCCCCATGCCACACCCCTTCTGATCCTGCATACCAGTCAAGCCACACCCTCTCGCTCACCAACCAGGAAGGAACAGAGACAGGCCACGCCCTCTCGCTCTCCAACCAGGAAGGAACAGAGACAGGCCACGGCCTCTCGCTCTCCAACCAGGAAGGAACAGAGACAGGCCACGCCCTCTCGCTCACCAACCAGGAAGCAGGCCACATCTCGCCCTGGCTCGGCCCGGTCAGCCAGAAGCTCCGTCAGCGACGACAGGACTCTCCAA GACGTTTCTTCTCTGGAGCAGGTGTCCCGGAAAGACGAGACGAGCGAGAAAG CGACCCACAAGGACAGCGACAACCTGGACTCGGCAGAGTCAAGAACCTCTTCTCAAAGTGATGTCATTGTCATTCCGAGACCTTCTAGACCAATCAGGAAG GGAGATAAGCTGAGAGTGGAGATCCTCTCCTTGAGTTTTGGCCCCACCTCCCAAGTGGCCCTGGACCAATCCGTGCAGCGCGTCTACGTGGAGTACCGCCTACTGGGCGTTCCCATGGAGACCACAGAGACGCCCATGTCCCTCCGCAAACcgacggagggggaggaggttcaCTACAACTTCACCAGAG tCATCTATGTGGACAGCTCAGAAGCATTCCCTCTCAGACAGTACCTGTATACCATGCTGGAGGGTAGTGACCCAAACCAGGGCAG GTTAAAGTTCACAGTGGTCAGCGAGCCGATGGATGAGCATGAGGAGTGTGTCGATGTCGGCCTCGCCTTCCTGGACTTACAGGAGCTGctgacaggaaatgacatcatcGAGCGCCAGATTGACA TTGTGAGTgtggacgaggagagagaggtaatggGAACGTTAAAGGTTTCCGTGGAAGCAGCGAAGGTTCTGACCGGAATCTACTGGGAGTTCCACCGACAGACAACGGACGGAGACGACGAGAAGGACAAGACTGGCGGAgataaggaagaggaggaggaagaggaggacacttCGAAGAAAGAGGATCAGATTCGAGTGATGtcgtatgatgatgatgatagtgatTTCTACTGA